A genomic stretch from Komagataeibacter xylinus includes:
- the infA gene encoding translation initiation factor IF-1, which yields MSKEDMIEFSGTVTELLPNAMFRVTLDNEHTILAHTSGKMRKNRIRVLAGDRVNVEMTPYDLTKGRITFRFK from the coding sequence ATGTCTAAAGAAGACATGATCGAATTCAGCGGCACGGTTACCGAACTGCTGCCCAATGCCATGTTCCGCGTTACACTGGACAACGAGCACACCATCCTCGCGCATACCAGCGGCAAGATGCGCAAGAACCGCATCCGCGTGCTCGCCGGTGACCGCGTGAATGTGGAAATGACGCCTTATGACCTGACAAAGGGTCGCATCACCTTCCGCTTCAAGTAA
- the hisD gene encoding histidinol dehydrogenase, protein MKRLTSTQADFRAEFKRLLAERDSDTARVDGPVTEILAAVRKRGDEALCAFTNRFDRTNVTPATLRITPEEVEAACAEVSPALLEALEVAATRIESFHKAQMPTDMKYVDGAGVTLGMRWTALDSVGLYVPGGKAAYPSSVLMNAIPAHVAGVERIAMCVPTPDGVLNPLVLAAARRAGVTEIYRVGGAQAVGAMAYGTVTIAPVDRVVGPGNAYVAEAKRQVFGTVGIDSIAGPSEVVVIADGNNDPRAIALDLLAQAEHDPMAQSILITPDAGMAQKVEQAVARELETLPRAEIARASWDAHGAIITVRNLDEAADLVNEIAPEHLELMIDNPQPVFDRVRHAGAIFVGRYCPEAIGDYVGGPNHVLPTSRTARFSSGLSVFDFIKRTTFIEAQAESLRKIGPAAVSLAEAEGLDAHALSVAVRLAGPDGAQ, encoded by the coding sequence ATGAAGCGCCTTACAAGCACCCAGGCGGATTTCCGCGCCGAATTCAAACGCCTGCTGGCTGAGCGCGACAGCGACACCGCCCGCGTCGATGGCCCCGTGACCGAGATCCTCGCGGCCGTGCGCAAGCGCGGCGATGAAGCGCTGTGCGCGTTCACCAACAGATTTGACCGCACCAACGTCACCCCCGCTACCCTGCGCATCACGCCCGAGGAAGTCGAGGCCGCCTGCGCCGAGGTGAGCCCTGCCCTGCTTGAGGCGCTGGAAGTCGCCGCCACCCGCATCGAATCCTTTCACAAGGCGCAGATGCCCACCGACATGAAATATGTCGATGGCGCGGGTGTGACACTGGGCATGCGCTGGACGGCGCTGGACTCGGTGGGGCTGTACGTGCCCGGCGGCAAGGCGGCCTATCCTTCCTCCGTGCTGATGAACGCCATCCCCGCCCATGTGGCCGGTGTCGAGCGCATTGCCATGTGCGTGCCCACGCCCGATGGCGTGCTCAACCCGCTCGTGCTCGCCGCCGCCCGCCGCGCGGGTGTGACCGAGATCTACCGCGTGGGTGGGGCCCAGGCCGTGGGCGCCATGGCATACGGCACCGTCACCATCGCCCCGGTTGACCGCGTGGTGGGGCCAGGCAATGCCTATGTGGCCGAAGCCAAGCGGCAGGTGTTCGGCACGGTGGGCATTGACAGCATTGCAGGCCCGTCGGAGGTGGTGGTGATTGCCGACGGCAATAACGACCCCCGCGCCATTGCGCTCGACCTGCTGGCCCAGGCCGAGCATGACCCCATGGCCCAGTCCATCCTGATCACGCCCGATGCTGGCATGGCGCAGAAAGTGGAGCAGGCGGTAGCCAGAGAACTTGAAACCCTGCCGCGCGCCGAAATTGCCCGCGCCAGCTGGGATGCGCATGGCGCGATCATTACCGTGCGCAACCTTGATGAAGCCGCCGACCTTGTAAACGAGATCGCGCCGGAGCATCTGGAGCTCATGATCGACAACCCGCAGCCGGTCTTTGACCGCGTACGGCATGCGGGCGCGATCTTCGTGGGGCGCTACTGCCCCGAAGCAATCGGTGATTACGTGGGCGGGCCGAACCATGTACTACCCACCAGCCGCACGGCGCGGTTCTCGTCAGGGCTTTCGGTGTTCGACTTTATCAAGCGCACCACGTTCATCGAGGCGCAGGCCGAGTCGCTGCGTAAGATCGGGCCTGCCGCCGTAAGCCTTGCCGAGGCCGAAGGGCTTGATGCCCATGCCCTGAGTGTGGCGGTACGGCTGGCTGGACCTGATGGCGCGCAATAA
- the hisG gene encoding ATP phosphoribosyltransferase produces the protein MVCAHVTFGPPAIAVGLPSRAENALTVLSPAQTAIPETDSPLVLALPKGRILKAAAPLLHMAGIVPGPDFNDDKSRLLRFETNDPGIDVVRVRSFDVATFVAFGGAQIGICGADVLMEFDYPEIYAPLDLGIGGCRISIAQPKDRSGQEDNPNRLSQVRVATKYPSLTRRHFAARGINASIVHLHGAMELAPVLDLSHLIVDLVDTGSTLRANGLEETQTIAHITSRLIVNRTALKTRPERITAIINRFRAALAKEHKA, from the coding sequence GTGGTATGCGCGCATGTCACTTTCGGCCCGCCCGCGATTGCGGTGGGCCTGCCTTCACGTGCGGAGAATGCATTGACCGTCCTGTCACCGGCCCAGACCGCCATTCCGGAAACGGATAGCCCGCTGGTACTCGCCCTGCCCAAGGGCCGTATCCTCAAAGCCGCGGCGCCGCTTCTGCATATGGCGGGCATCGTGCCCGGCCCGGACTTCAACGACGACAAAAGCCGCCTGCTGCGTTTCGAGACCAACGACCCCGGCATTGACGTGGTGCGCGTGCGCTCGTTCGATGTGGCGACCTTCGTGGCCTTTGGCGGGGCGCAGATCGGCATCTGCGGCGCCGATGTGCTGATGGAGTTCGACTACCCCGAAATCTATGCCCCGCTTGACCTGGGCATTGGCGGGTGCCGCATTTCCATCGCCCAGCCCAAGGACCGCAGCGGGCAGGAAGATAACCCCAACCGCCTCTCGCAGGTGCGGGTGGCGACCAAATACCCCTCGCTTACGCGGCGGCATTTCGCGGCACGCGGCATCAATGCCTCCATCGTGCATCTGCATGGCGCGATGGAGCTGGCCCCGGTGCTCGATCTTTCGCACCTGATTGTCGATCTGGTCGATACCGGCTCCACGCTGCGCGCCAACGGGCTGGAGGAAACCCAGACCATCGCCCATATCACCAGCCGCCTGATCGTGAACCGCACGGCGCTGAAAACCCGGCCCGAGCGCATTACCGCGATCATAAACCGTTTCCGCGCAGCACTGGCCAAGGAGCACAAGGCATGA
- the murA gene encoding UDP-N-acetylglucosamine 1-carboxyvinyltransferase: MDRFIIHGGHPLRGDIVIGGAKNSALKLLVAGLLTPGKLVLENVPRIADIRTMRRLLEQHGLNVEDVSGDGGTLSVGGEITNTEAPYDIVSMMRASILVLGPLLARCGEARVSLPGGCAIGTRPVDLHLKALETLGAKITLENGYIHAEAPNGLKGERVILPFASVGATENLLMAACLAKGRTEIVNAAREPEIGDLVGCLNAMGARITGIGTGKLVIDGVEGLHGARYRVMPDRIECGTYACAAAITGGELRLVGGQVEHLGAVVRALEEAGVEMVQEEGAVRVQRTGALRGVDIMTEPYPGFPTDMQAQFMALLSVAEGASMVTETIFENRFMHVPELNRMGARINVHGSSAIIRGVHSLSGAPVMATDLRASFSLILAGLAAHGETILSRVYHLDRGYEAVERKLAQVGAHIERVSG; encoded by the coding sequence ATGGACCGTTTCATCATCCACGGCGGCCACCCGCTGCGTGGCGACATCGTTATTGGCGGGGCCAAGAACTCCGCCCTCAAGCTGCTGGTGGCGGGCCTGCTCACGCCCGGGAAGCTGGTGCTCGAAAACGTGCCCCGCATTGCCGATATCCGCACCATGCGCCGCCTGCTCGAGCAGCACGGCCTGAATGTGGAAGACGTGAGCGGCGATGGCGGCACGCTTTCGGTCGGTGGCGAGATTACCAATACGGAAGCACCGTACGACATCGTCTCCATGATGCGGGCGTCGATCCTTGTGCTCGGCCCGCTACTAGCGCGCTGTGGCGAAGCCCGCGTGTCGCTGCCCGGTGGCTGCGCCATCGGCACCCGCCCCGTTGACCTGCACCTCAAGGCGCTGGAAACGCTGGGCGCGAAAATCACGCTCGAGAACGGCTACATCCATGCCGAGGCCCCGAACGGGCTGAAGGGCGAGCGGGTCATCCTGCCGTTTGCCTCGGTGGGGGCGACCGAGAACCTGCTCATGGCCGCGTGCCTGGCAAAAGGCCGCACCGAGATCGTCAACGCCGCGCGCGAGCCCGAAATTGGCGATCTGGTCGGCTGCCTCAACGCCATGGGCGCGCGCATTACCGGCATTGGCACCGGCAAGCTGGTGATCGACGGGGTCGAGGGCCTGCATGGTGCGCGCTACCGCGTCATGCCCGACCGCATCGAGTGCGGCACCTATGCCTGTGCCGCCGCCATTACCGGCGGCGAACTGCGCCTTGTGGGCGGGCAGGTCGAGCATCTGGGCGCCGTGGTGCGCGCGCTGGAGGAAGCGGGCGTGGAAATGGTGCAGGAGGAAGGGGCCGTGCGCGTGCAGCGCACCGGCGCGCTGCGCGGGGTCGATATCATGACCGAGCCCTATCCCGGCTTCCCCACCGACATGCAGGCGCAGTTCATGGCCCTGCTCTCGGTGGCGGAAGGAGCCTCGATGGTGACCGAGACCATTTTCGAGAACCGCTTCATGCATGTGCCCGAACTCAATCGCATGGGCGCGCGCATCAACGTGCATGGCTCATCGGCCATCATCCGCGGCGTGCATTCGCTCTCGGGCGCGCCGGTCATGGCGACCGACCTGCGGGCCTCGTTCTCGCTGATTCTGGCAGGGCTTGCCGCCCATGGCGAGACGATCCTGAGCCGGGTCTATCACCTTGACCGTGGCTATGAGGCGGTCGAGCGCAAGCTCGCACAGGTAGGTGCCCATATCGAACGCGTTTCAGGCTGA
- the dcd gene encoding dCTP deaminase, with protein MPIMPDTWIRRMATEHGMIEPFVEKQNREGVISFGLSSYGYDARIANEFKIFTDVDNAVVDPKNFAENSFVTRHGDCCTIPPHSFVLAHTVEYFRIPRDTLVVCLGKSTYARCGIIVNVTPLEPEWEGQVTIEISNTTPLPARIYANEGICQFLFFQGASPCEVSYADRKGKYMGQIGVAPPRM; from the coding sequence ATGCCCATAATGCCTGATACGTGGATTCGCCGCATGGCCACGGAACACGGCATGATCGAGCCTTTCGTGGAAAAACAGAACCGTGAGGGCGTGATCTCCTTCGGCCTGTCTTCCTATGGCTACGATGCGCGCATCGCTAACGAGTTCAAGATCTTCACCGACGTGGACAACGCGGTGGTCGACCCCAAGAACTTTGCCGAGAACAGCTTTGTCACCCGCCACGGCGACTGCTGCACCATTCCGCCCCACAGCTTCGTGCTGGCGCATACGGTGGAGTATTTTCGCATTCCGCGTGACACGCTGGTGGTGTGCCTGGGCAAATCCACCTATGCGCGCTGCGGCATCATCGTCAACGTGACCCCGCTGGAGCCGGAATGGGAGGGGCAGGTCACGATCGAGATCAGCAACACCACGCCGCTGCCCGCGCGCATCTATGCCAATGAGGGCATCTGCCAGTTCCTGTTCTTTCAGGGGGCCTCGCCGTGCGAGGTCAGCTACGCCGACCGCAAGGGCAAATACATGGGGCAGATCGGCGTCGCCCCACCGCGCATGTAA
- a CDS encoding Rieske 2Fe-2S domain-containing protein, whose amino-acid sequence MNQISPVQTDTTATATAPDLRRVNSNPDFWYPVAWSSALRKNKTLAVSFAGIPMVLVRPEEGTVFALFDRCPHRQVPLSKGTVNGQTVRCCYHGWAFGRSGRCIDVPYLGKGKLPNGVRTFPVREEGGLIFVFPGDPAKAETVPFPKLAQTANPAYKTKQFGPRVNCHYTFMHENLMDMNHQFLHRRQMGQIKARFLGQDKGEDFIEARYSFMRCAGQQPLAERLIFGKHKDLNGKEQPVEEVVTIRTEYPYQTLRITDKDGDLIMDLWTAYVPVDKDERVTQAFGLLSILRPQTPLLIDLIWPALGWFTNRIFLEDKEIVELEQAAWNEVGYDRNVEIFPVVKALRELLMRCGIQKDAAQQGEVTPVVPPAACTTEPETTA is encoded by the coding sequence ATGAACCAGATTTCCCCCGTCCAGACAGACACCACCGCCACGGCCACCGCGCCCGACCTGCGGCGGGTCAATTCCAATCCGGATTTCTGGTATCCGGTGGCGTGGTCTTCCGCCCTGCGCAAGAACAAGACGCTGGCCGTCAGCTTTGCGGGCATTCCCATGGTGCTCGTCCGCCCCGAGGAAGGTACCGTCTTCGCCCTGTTCGATCGCTGCCCCCACCGCCAGGTGCCGCTGAGCAAGGGCACAGTAAACGGCCAGACCGTGCGCTGCTGCTATCATGGCTGGGCCTTTGGCCGCTCGGGCCGCTGCATCGACGTGCCCTATCTGGGCAAGGGCAAGCTGCCCAACGGCGTACGCACCTTCCCCGTGCGCGAGGAAGGCGGGCTGATCTTTGTCTTCCCCGGTGATCCGGCCAAGGCCGAGACCGTCCCCTTCCCCAAGCTGGCCCAGACCGCAAACCCCGCTTACAAGACCAAGCAGTTCGGCCCGCGCGTGAACTGCCACTACACCTTCATGCACGAGAACCTGATGGACATGAACCATCAGTTCCTGCACCGCCGCCAGATGGGCCAGATCAAGGCGCGCTTCCTTGGCCAGGACAAGGGCGAGGACTTTATCGAGGCGCGCTACAGCTTCATGCGCTGCGCGGGCCAGCAGCCGCTGGCCGAGCGCCTGATCTTTGGCAAGCACAAGGATCTCAACGGCAAGGAGCAGCCCGTTGAGGAAGTCGTGACCATCCGCACCGAATACCCGTACCAGACCCTGCGCATCACCGACAAGGATGGTGACCTGATCATGGATCTGTGGACGGCCTACGTGCCGGTGGACAAGGACGAACGCGTGACCCAGGCCTTTGGCCTGCTGTCCATCCTGCGCCCGCAGACCCCGCTGCTGATCGACCTGATCTGGCCCGCACTGGGCTGGTTCACCAACCGCATTTTCCTTGAGGACAAGGAAATCGTGGAGCTTGAGCAGGCGGCGTGGAACGAGGTGGGCTACGACCGCAATGTCGAGATCTTCCCCGTGGTCAAGGCGCTGCGCGAGCTGCTCATGCGCTGCGGCATTCAGAAGGATGCGGCACAGCAGGGTGAAGTCACGCCCGTAGTCCCGCCCGCCGCCTGCACCACCGAGCCCGAAACCACGGCCTGA
- a CDS encoding glycosyltransferase family 4 protein, producing MQTVTDRPVILQVLPALESGGIEHGTLEMAQAIVQAGGTALVASAGGRLVPRLKYIGATPIALELGAKNPFSIMRNASRLRHVMAEHGVNLVHARSRAPAWAASLACRRAGVPLVTTWHGVHAANLPGKKRYNSVLASGARVIAISQYIATRLREEYRVGDDRLRLIPRGADMLRFDPHNVRGNRVQKLLGLWQIPDGATVIMLPARVTGWKGHAVLIEALAHLTRTGGLGQDWVCIFVGEANAKEGRALVAQAERCGIAAHLRFAGHCADMPAAMMLADMIVVPSRRPEPFGRVVVEAQAMGRPVIVAAHGAALETVENGVTGFAFPPDDTQALAACIHHVTDLSADERADLAVRARENVLLHYSTQAMQYATLCVYDELLHTRLADTFYHATMGSPEWDEEALPQAG from the coding sequence ATGCAAACCGTTACTGACCGACCCGTCATCCTGCAGGTGCTGCCAGCACTCGAATCCGGCGGAATAGAACATGGCACGCTGGAAATGGCGCAGGCCATCGTGCAGGCTGGCGGCACGGCGCTGGTGGCCAGTGCGGGCGGACGCCTTGTGCCACGCCTGAAATATATCGGCGCAACCCCCATCGCGCTCGAACTCGGGGCCAAGAATCCCTTCTCCATCATGCGCAACGCCAGCAGGCTGCGCCATGTCATGGCCGAGCATGGCGTCAACCTGGTGCATGCCCGCTCGCGCGCACCTGCCTGGGCGGCATCACTTGCCTGCCGCCGGGCGGGCGTGCCGCTGGTCACCACATGGCACGGGGTGCATGCGGCCAACCTGCCAGGCAAGAAGCGCTATAACAGCGTGCTGGCCTCGGGCGCGCGGGTCATTGCCATCAGCCAGTACATCGCCACCCGCCTGCGCGAGGAATACAGGGTGGGCGACGACCGCCTGCGCCTGATCCCGCGCGGGGCGGACATGCTGCGCTTCGACCCGCATAACGTGCGCGGCAACCGGGTGCAGAAGCTGCTGGGGCTATGGCAGATCCCCGATGGGGCCACGGTCATCATGCTGCCCGCGCGCGTGACCGGGTGGAAGGGCCACGCCGTGCTGATCGAGGCGCTGGCCCATCTCACCCGCACGGGCGGCCTGGGCCAGGACTGGGTGTGCATTTTCGTGGGCGAGGCCAATGCGAAGGAAGGCCGCGCCCTCGTGGCCCAGGCCGAGCGCTGCGGCATTGCCGCACACCTGCGCTTTGCCGGGCACTGCGCGGACATGCCCGCAGCCATGATGCTGGCCGACATGATCGTGGTGCCCTCACGCAGGCCCGAGCCGTTTGGCCGCGTGGTGGTGGAGGCGCAGGCCATGGGCCGCCCCGTGATCGTGGCCGCCCATGGCGCGGCGCTGGAAACGGTGGAGAACGGCGTGACCGGCTTTGCCTTCCCCCCCGATGACACGCAGGCACTTGCCGCGTGCATCCACCACGTGACCGACCTGTCGGCAGATGAACGTGCGGACCTTGCCGTGCGTGCGCGCGAAAACGTGCTGCTGCATTATTCCACCCAGGCCATGCAGTACGCGACCCTGTGCGTTTATGATGAACTCCTGCATACCCGGCTGGCGGACACGTTCTATCACGCCACCATGGGCAGCCCGGAGTGGGATGAGGAAGCCCTGCCCCAGGCAGGCTGA
- a CDS encoding tetratricopeptide repeat protein yields the protein MFSYARRTGVMVFGLVLAAGLACGRARADETSPAKEAPPLIARPSSTPPATPQDWDFSHCTATLADDPDGARDYAEDWRSHGGGLEAEQCAALAQMELGDVATAATELDRLAHVPDWPAGPPANRRGSRQNVAETPASRLRRASVAQAAARAWQADDSPKQAFDSATYGLMLAPDDPGLKLVYARVAVELGQPQRAIDMLTPLPSAPAARDEALVARAAAWRKLGRIDQGMADINAALHDMPHNGAALLERGILYQRQGQMEQARADWLDVVKQAPDSDEADLARQDLALLETDPEAP from the coding sequence GTGTTTTCGTATGCCCGGCGCACGGGTGTCATGGTCTTTGGCCTCGTGCTGGCCGCGGGTCTTGCGTGCGGGCGCGCCCGGGCCGATGAAACCAGTCCCGCAAAAGAGGCGCCACCCCTCATCGCCAGGCCCTCATCCACTCCTCCCGCGACACCGCAGGACTGGGATTTCAGCCACTGCACCGCCACCCTGGCCGATGACCCCGATGGCGCCCGCGATTATGCCGAGGACTGGCGCAGCCATGGCGGCGGGCTTGAAGCCGAGCAATGCGCGGCCCTGGCCCAGATGGAACTTGGCGATGTCGCTACCGCTGCCACGGAACTCGACCGCCTGGCACATGTGCCCGACTGGCCGGCCGGCCCGCCCGCGAACCGGCGGGGCAGCAGGCAGAATGTGGCTGAAACACCGGCTTCGCGCCTGCGGCGTGCGAGTGTTGCGCAGGCGGCAGCCCGCGCCTGGCAGGCTGATGACAGCCCGAAACAGGCCTTTGACAGCGCAACCTATGGCCTGATGCTGGCCCCTGATGATCCGGGGCTGAAGCTGGTCTATGCGCGGGTGGCGGTGGAGCTGGGCCAGCCCCAGCGTGCCATCGACATGCTCACGCCGCTGCCATCCGCGCCCGCCGCGCGTGACGAGGCGCTGGTGGCGCGGGCGGCCGCATGGCGCAAGCTCGGGCGCATCGATCAGGGCATGGCCGATATCAACGCCGCCCTGCACGACATGCCCCATAACGGCGCGGCCCTGCTCGAGCGCGGCATTCTGTACCAGCGCCAGGGCCAGATGGAACAGGCCCGCGCCGACTGGCTCGATGTGGTGAAGCAGGCCCCGGACTCGGATGAGGCCGATCTTGCGCGTCAGGACCTCGCCCTGCTGGAAACCGACCCCGAGGCACCCTGA
- a CDS encoding glycosyltransferase family 9 protein produces MARILVIRLGALGDFVQSFAPFAAIRAHHAHDEVDLLTQAPFAELGRACPWFDHVLLDRRPPWRDLAAIMALRRLLRSYDFIYDLQTSGRSTRYFHLSGRKAWSGIGRGAQAVHDNPQRRFMHTRVRQRDQLRRAGLDHLPVPDLSWLARCGPVLPAPYAVLVPGAAAHRPAKRWPVARYAALAMRLRAQGLLPVVVGGTGEAGLARIIREACPDAVDLTGRTTLPELGGVLARAAWAVGNDTGPMHMAAALGVKCTVLFSADSNPALTAPVGVRAGQVQVIYVRDLATVRVDRVAATRG; encoded by the coding sequence ATGGCCCGCATTCTTGTCATCCGCCTGGGCGCGCTGGGCGATTTCGTGCAGTCCTTTGCCCCCTTTGCCGCCATCCGTGCCCATCATGCCCATGATGAGGTGGACCTGCTGACCCAGGCACCCTTCGCCGAACTCGGGCGGGCCTGCCCATGGTTCGACCATGTGCTGCTCGACCGCAGGCCACCGTGGCGCGACCTTGCCGCCATCATGGCGCTGCGGCGGCTGCTGCGCAGTTATGATTTCATTTACGACCTGCAGACCTCGGGGCGCAGCACGCGCTATTTTCACCTCTCGGGGCGCAAGGCATGGTCGGGAATCGGGCGGGGCGCGCAGGCGGTGCATGACAACCCCCAGCGGCGCTTCATGCACACCCGCGTCCGCCAGCGCGACCAACTCAGGCGGGCGGGACTTGATCACCTGCCCGTGCCCGACCTGTCATGGCTGGCCCGGTGCGGCCCGGTGCTGCCCGCACCCTATGCGGTGCTCGTGCCGGGTGCTGCCGCCCACCGCCCGGCCAAGCGCTGGCCGGTGGCGCGCTACGCAGCCCTTGCCATGCGCCTGCGCGCGCAGGGCCTGCTACCGGTCGTGGTGGGGGGAACCGGCGAGGCCGGACTGGCCCGCATCATCCGCGAGGCCTGCCCCGATGCCGTTGACCTGACCGGCCGCACCACGCTGCCCGAACTCGGCGGCGTGCTGGCGCGTGCGGCATGGGCGGTGGGTAATGATACCGGTCCCATGCATATGGCCGCAGCCCTTGGGGTAAAGTGCACCGTGCTGTTTTCCGCCGACAGCAACCCCGCGCTCACCGCTCCGGTGGGCGTGCGGGCCGGGCAGGTTCAGGTGATTTATGTGCGCGATCTGGCCACCGTGCGCGTGGACAGGGTTGCAGCAACGCGCGGCTGA
- the thrS gene encoding threonine--tRNA ligase encodes MPAITLPDGSVRRFDGAVTGTTVAQSIGAGLARAALAMEVDGRLMDIGREIDHDASLRFITRKDPEALEMIRHDAAHVLAEAVQSLFPGTQVTIGPSIENGFYYDFYRNEPFSPEDFAAIEKRMGEIVAANEPFVREAWPREKAIEFFESRGERFKAELIRDLPADEEISIYRQGEWLDLCRGPHLRGTADVGHAFKLMKVAGAYWRGDHRNPMLTRIYGTAWRDRKELEAHLHQLEEAERRDHRRIGREMDLFHIQEEAVGQIFWHPKGWRLYTVLQDYMRRAQTANDYQEVRTPQLVDRALWEASGHWDKYREHMFIATVEDEDKTLALKPMNCPCHVQIFRHGLRSYRELPLRMAEFGACHRYEPSGALHGIMRVRGFTQDDAHIFCTEDQIADETARFVRMLADVYQDLGFEHFRVKFADRPEQRAGDDATWDRAENALKVACDMAGVTYEHNPGEGAFYGPKLEFVLRDAIGRDWQCGTLQVDYVLPERLDASYVGEDSARHRPVMLHRAILGSFERFLGILIEQHAGRFPLWLAPTQVVVASIVTDAADYAQHVTDTLREAGLVVEADLRNEKINAKIREHSLARVPVILVVGRKEAEENTVAMRRLGGKTQEVLPLEEAVSALAYEALPPDIRRKRG; translated from the coding sequence ATGCCTGCCATAACCCTGCCTGACGGATCCGTTCGCCGCTTTGACGGGGCAGTGACGGGCACTACCGTGGCGCAGTCCATCGGCGCCGGTCTCGCCCGCGCCGCCCTTGCCATGGAAGTTGATGGCAGGCTCATGGACATCGGCCGTGAGATCGACCATGACGCCAGCCTGCGCTTCATCACGCGCAAGGACCCCGAGGCGCTGGAAATGATCCGCCACGACGCCGCCCATGTGCTGGCCGAGGCCGTGCAGTCGCTCTTTCCCGGCACGCAGGTCACGATTGGTCCGTCGATCGAGAATGGCTTCTATTATGATTTCTACCGCAACGAGCCGTTCAGCCCGGAGGATTTCGCCGCAATCGAAAAGCGCATGGGCGAGATCGTGGCCGCCAACGAGCCCTTCGTGCGCGAAGCCTGGCCGCGGGAAAAGGCTATCGAATTCTTCGAGAGCAGGGGCGAGCGCTTCAAGGCCGAGCTGATCCGCGACCTGCCGGCGGATGAGGAAATCTCGATCTACCGCCAGGGCGAATGGCTGGACCTGTGCCGTGGCCCGCACCTGCGCGGCACGGCCGATGTGGGCCATGCCTTCAAGCTGATGAAGGTGGCGGGCGCCTACTGGCGCGGCGACCACCGCAACCCCATGCTTACGCGCATCTACGGCACCGCCTGGCGTGACCGCAAGGAACTCGAGGCCCATCTGCACCAGCTTGAGGAGGCCGAACGCCGCGACCACCGCCGCATTGGCCGCGAGATGGACCTGTTCCACATTCAGGAAGAAGCCGTGGGCCAGATCTTCTGGCACCCCAAGGGCTGGCGGCTTTACACCGTGCTGCAGGATTACATGCGCCGCGCGCAGACGGCCAATGACTACCAGGAAGTGCGCACCCCGCAGCTTGTCGACCGCGCCCTGTGGGAGGCCTCGGGCCACTGGGACAAATACCGCGAGCACATGTTCATCGCCACCGTGGAGGACGAGGACAAGACACTCGCGCTGAAGCCGATGAACTGCCCGTGCCATGTGCAGATCTTCCGCCACGGGCTGCGCTCGTATCGTGAACTGCCGCTGCGCATGGCGGAATTCGGGGCCTGCCACCGCTATGAGCCCTCGGGTGCTTTGCACGGCATCATGCGCGTGCGCGGCTTTACGCAGGATGACGCGCATATTTTCTGCACCGAGGACCAGATCGCTGATGAAACCGCACGCTTCGTGCGCATGCTGGCCGATGTGTATCAGGATCTCGGATTCGAGCACTTCCGCGTCAAATTCGCCGATCGTCCCGAGCAGCGCGCGGGTGATGACGCGACATGGGACCGCGCCGAGAACGCGCTGAAAGTGGCGTGCGACATGGCGGGCGTCACCTACGAGCACAATCCGGGCGAGGGTGCATTCTATGGCCCCAAGCTGGAATTCGTGCTGCGTGATGCCATTGGCCGTGACTGGCAGTGCGGCACGCTGCAGGTCGACTACGTGCTGCCCGAGCGGCTCGATGCCTCCTATGTGGGCGAGGACAGCGCGCGCCATCGCCCTGTCATGCTGCACCGGGCCATTCTCGGCTCGTTCGAGCGGTTCCTTGGCATCCTGATCGAGCAGCATGCCGGGCGCTTCCCGCTGTGGCTCGCACCCACGCAGGTGGTCGTGGCCTCGATCGTGACCGATGCGGCCGATTATGCCCAGCATGTGACCGACACCCTGCGCGAAGCCGGGCTGGTGGTGGAGGCCGACCTGCGCAACGAGAAGATCAACGCCAAGATTCGCGAGCACAGCCTGGCGCGCGTGCCGGTCATTCTGGTGGTGGGCCGCAAGGAAGCGGAGGAAAACACCGTGGCCATGCGCCGCCTTGGCGGCAAGACGCAGGAGGTGCTGCCGCTCGAAGAAGCGGTCTCGGCCCTTGCATATGAGGCCCTGCCACCCGATATCCGTCGCAAGCGCGGCTGA